The Candidatus Hydrogenedentota bacterium sequence GCGAACGACCCCAAGCTGGATGGGCTTGCACTGGAGATCATGCGGTCGAAGTGGGCGTCCACCCTGGCCCGGCAGGATCTGGATACGGTGTTTGAAGGATTCGGGGGCGGAGCCCTGTGCCACAACATGGGAGCGCCTCCCTCCTACTTCCTGAGCACGCGGGTACTGGGTGTGCGTCGCGAAGGGCCCATATCCCAGGGCGGCCTCGTGGTGGACCCGCGTCCCGGCGGCCTCGCCGAAGCCGAAGGCGTGGTAATGACCGAATTAGGCCCCGTCGCGGTGTCCTGGACGCGAACTGAAGATCTGTTCACCCTTCTGGTAGACCTTCCGCACCGGGCCATGGTAGTTGTGCCGGCTTCGAGGCCCGGTTCCGTGCGCATTGAGCCGTCCGAAGGCGCGCAGGAACCGAAGCCATTGGGCGTGCAGGGTCGCGCCGCGGTTTACGAAGCGGGCCCTGGGAAGTACACTTTTGCGGCGCCGTGTTCATAGCGGGACTTTGAACGGTCACGATTTTGAGATGCGCGAGGCGTCTTACTCGCCGAATTCTTCGAGGGGGATGTTGGATACGCCCCGGGACCCGGGCTGGAAGATGTTGCCGATGAAGGTCAGGCGCTCGGGTCTGGGGTTATCCGAGATGAAGACGGCGTATTCGTAGCGGGGCGGCTCCTGGAGGCGTTCGCCGTCGCGAATCTCCCCTTCCTTGCTGGTGTCGTAGACGATATTCCCTTGGATGATGACGTCGGTCATGACGGGATTTTCGGGGAGTTGTCCGGATTCGAGGCTGATGACGCCGCTGACCGAGTCTTTCCAATTGAAATGCTCGTAACCGAAGCCGAAATCGGAAAAGATGTTGTTGGCGATGATGTTTCCTCGGGTAAAGTTGGCGCCGCGGGCAGGTTGGGTGTCTGTGGCGGGTTCGGCGGGGTGCGAGGAGGTGCCGGGCATCATGATGAGGCCCCAGAGGTCCATGTGCGAGATGTTGTTGTTGGCGATGATGACGTTTCGCGAGCCGTGCATGCACTTGATGCCGATGAAGGCGTGATCGATGTCGTTGCCCGTGCAGGTTACATGGTCGGCGTGAAGGTTGATGCCCTGTGCGGCATTTTGAATCTGGTTGTTTGATACGATGATGTGACTTGTTTGTTCGGGCGAGGTGACGACTATGGCGCTGCCCTGGTGCCAGTTGTTTGCATAGTCGCCGGGCGGGGCGAGGCGGCCCTTTTTCGTCGGCTGCCTACCCTCGGTGAGAAAGCCCAGTTTGTGTGCTTCCTTCGTTTCGGCAGTGGGAAAGAGCCGGTCTTCGATGACGCGGTTGCTGTCTATCGAGATGTTTTGTCCGGCGGTCACGAGGATGCCGGTGCCGTCGATGACGCGGAATGCGTAACCGTAGAGTTCGTTGGCGGTGCGGTCGTCGATGCCGATGCGTTTATAGTTGCGGACAGTGCACCCGCTGACTACGGCGTCCTGGCAGTTTTCGAGGCAGATGGTGCCCGAGGTGCTGTGGTTGTCGAGGAGGCGGACGTTTCGGAACTCGATGTTGCGGCAACGGCGCGCGACCAGGCCATGGCGCAGGACCTCCCGATTTCCTTCGGACCGGGTCAGAGTGAGGCCTTCGATACGGACGCCCGAGACATCGTCAATCGAGATGATATCCTGGTCGTCATCGGTTTGGACGATGGTTCCCGGGCCCCAGAGGCCGGTGCCGCCCGCGTGAATCCGGAGGGTCTCGGAGATGGCGTAGATGCCGGCGGGAATGAAGAGCATCTCCCCCGGATGGGCGTCGACGAGTTGCTGGAGAGGCATGTCCATGGTTGCCGCGGGTTGCGCGCCTTCCTCCGCACCAGGAGAAACGGACGGCCACCATGCGGCCAGGGCGCACAGCAACAGCGAACAAAATCGGCGGGGCGTTCTCATGATAGCCAGACTCGCATTGTGTGCGAGATGGCGGCGGCGGGACGCGGCATGCTACCCGTCTTGCCCATCGTCCTCCGGCAAGGGTAAGGTCACGGTGAAGGTGGCGCCTTTGCCCGGTTCAGATACCATGTCGATGTCGCCCCCATGTTCTTTCACGATCCCGTAAGAGACGCTTAACCCGAGTCCCGTTGCCTCGCCGAATTTGCGGGTGGTGAAGAATGGGTCGAATATCTTCGGCTGAATTTCCGGTGGGATTCCCGGACCGTTGTCTTCGATGCGGATGTACGCTCTGTCGTGTTCCGTGCCCGTGGAAATGCGCAGTTTGCGCGGGCGTCCCTTCACGGTTTCCAGGGCCTGGTGGGCGTTGTTGATAAGGTAGAAGAAAACCCGGCGCATTTCGTTGACGTCGACCCGCAGCGGGGGAATGGCGTCGTCGTAGTCGGGTTCGATGGATATGCCGCTGATGCGCAATTGGTATTCGCGGAGCTGCAGTGTGTCCGCGAGGAGCTGGTTTATGTCATGCAGCTCTTTAAGGGCTTCGTGGTGGCTGCCGAACGAGAGGAGGTTTTCGACGATTCGCCTGCAGCGCTCGGCCTCCTCGGCGATTTGGTCGAGGCGGTCGCGCATCTCGGGTTCGAGTTCGCGCCGCATCAGGAGTTCCGCGTAACCGATGATGCCTGTAAGGGGATTGTTCAGTTCATGGGCGACTCCGGCGACAAGTTCGCCGAGGGTATACAGTTTTTCCGATTGAAGCAGGCTGCGCTGCAGTTCGAGTTGTTCGGAGACATCAATGATGAGGATCAGGTGTCCGTGGGCTTCGGGGTCATGTCCCATGGGCTGAGCGAGCACGTCGCACTTCACGGGTGTGCCGTGACCGGTCTTGCCGATAAAGCGTTCGCGCAGCTCAAGGCCTTTTTCCAAGGCTTCTCGCAATCCCGCGGCGACAGCCGAGTCTTCTCCGCCCCAGAGACCGAAGACCGAATCGCTGATCAGGGTGTTGGCATCGCGGGCGCCCAGCAATCTGGCGGCGGTCTGGTTGGCGTTCGTGATGCATCCGTCAGCGTTGGCCAGGAGCACCCCGATCGGAAGGCTCTCGAAAAGGTTTTCGAGATTCATGTTGGCCCGCGAAATGGTCTCTTGCAGGCGCCGTTCGAGGACGAGGTTCCGCGCCACTCCAATGACCGCAATTACGTCGCCCTCGTCGCCGAACAGCGGATGGGTGTCGATTTCCAAGGGTACGCGGGACCCGTCGCGTGCGTAGACTTCAATCGAATAGGGAGACCGGATAGCAGCGCCGGGGGATTCGAGCCGCGCCTCGACCAAGTCCACGTAATCGGGAACGACGAACTGGTAGATGGAGAGTCCCTCGTGCAGCTGGCCCCTGGTGTACTTAAGCATCTCCAGTCCGGACTCGTTGATGAAGAACAGCACGCCGTTTACATCGTGGGCGTAGACCATATCGTTGGTGTTAGTGAGCACGCCCTCGAAGAGTTTCCACAGCTGGGCGCCTTTGGGTCCGGACTCTTCGCCGGGCCCTTCCTCGAGGAGGGCGCGAAGGGCGTGGCACGGCGCCATGAGAGGCAGTCCGGGGGTGATAGTGAGGAAGATGTCGCGGAGGCTCAGGACGGTCTCGCGCTGCTTAGCCTCGCTCAGGGCGGGACGGAGCACTTCAATGATTGCCGCCTGAAGGGCGCAGAGAATGCGGACAAATGCGTCATCCTGCTCGACCATGGCGCGCAAGGCTAGGTCTGGCGGCATCTTAGCGCCCGCAAGAGCGGCGGTAACGGCTGCCAGGAGGGCGCGGAGTTCCTTTTCGCAGGCGTCCGCATCCACCTGTTGCAGCGTGCCTTCAATGATGGCGTCGATATTCTCACGGATGCACTTGGCGGCTCGTTTCATAACCCCTCCGCCAGAACAGAAACCTGCCGGCGCCCACAGCCGGCACGGCCCTCTGCTTACTCAAGCACTTAGTATAGCAGAGTTTGCGCGGCATTCAAGCATGGCAATGCCGGTCTTGCTGAGTCTAGCGGCGGGCGGCCTCGGGGGATTTGACATCGTGCCGCGGAGATGGTTGAATTGCCCCCTGATATGTCTAAACAAACCGGTTCGGGGAGGCAAATACGATGGCTCTGAATGTGGCGATCGTGGGAATGGGCAACATCGGCAACGTACACGCCGGATGTTATGTGAACGAGCCGCTGGCCAAGATCGTGGCCGTATGCGACATCATCAGGGAGCGTGCCGACGCGGCCTCGGCGAAGTACGGATGTCCGGCGTTTTACAGCGTGAGATCCATGCTGAAGAGCGGCATCAAGATCGACTGCGCGAGCATGTGTACGGCAGGGAAGGAAAACGGAGGCGATCACTACAAGGCCACCATGGACCTGCTGAACGGCGGGATACCCGTGCTTGGCGAGAAGCCGATCTCGAACGAGATCCCCAAGGCACGGAAGATGGTGGCTCTGGCGAAGCAGAAGCGCCTCCGGTATGGGATCAACCTGAACCACCGGTTCACGCCGGCGGCGCGTCTTGCCAAGGAATGGATCCAAAAGGGCCGCCTGGGCGAACTGAACATGATCAACATGCGCATGTGGATCAACAATCCGAACGAGACGTCTCCTCACTTCCATATCCGGGCGTTGCATCCGCACTCGATCGACGTGATGCGGTACTTTTGCGGCGACGTGGAGCGCGTCCAGGCGTTTTTCAAACGGGGCATGACAATCGACGGCAAACGGAGGAACTGCTGGTCAAACTTGCAAGTCAACATGCTGTTCGAGAACGGCGTTCTTGGCCATCTCTGCGGAAGCTATGACGCGGGCGGGGGGTTCGGGCTGGAGAGCTGCGAGGTAACGGGGAGCAAAGGGCGGTTCCTGATCCTGGAG is a genomic window containing:
- a CDS encoding ATP-binding protein, which codes for MKRAAKCIRENIDAIIEGTLQQVDADACEKELRALLAAVTAALAGAKMPPDLALRAMVEQDDAFVRILCALQAAIIEVLRPALSEAKQRETVLSLRDIFLTITPGLPLMAPCHALRALLEEGPGEESGPKGAQLWKLFEGVLTNTNDMVYAHDVNGVLFFINESGLEMLKYTRGQLHEGLSIYQFVVPDYVDLVEARLESPGAAIRSPYSIEVYARDGSRVPLEIDTHPLFGDEGDVIAVIGVARNLVLERRLQETISRANMNLENLFESLPIGVLLANADGCITNANQTAARLLGARDANTLISDSVFGLWGGEDSAVAAGLREALEKGLELRERFIGKTGHGTPVKCDVLAQPMGHDPEAHGHLILIIDVSEQLELQRSLLQSEKLYTLGELVAGVAHELNNPLTGIIGYAELLMRRELEPEMRDRLDQIAEEAERCRRIVENLLSFGSHHEALKELHDINQLLADTLQLREYQLRISGISIEPDYDDAIPPLRVDVNEMRRVFFYLINNAHQALETVKGRPRKLRISTGTEHDRAYIRIEDNGPGIPPEIQPKIFDPFFTTRKFGEATGLGLSVSYGIVKEHGGDIDMVSEPGKGATFTVTLPLPEDDGQDG
- a CDS encoding Gfo/Idh/MocA family oxidoreductase — encoded protein: MALNVAIVGMGNIGNVHAGCYVNEPLAKIVAVCDIIRERADAASAKYGCPAFYSVRSMLKSGIKIDCASMCTAGKENGGDHYKATMDLLNGGIPVLGEKPISNEIPKARKMVALAKQKRLRYGINLNHRFTPAARLAKEWIQKGRLGELNMINMRMWINNPNETSPHFHIRALHPHSIDVMRYFCGDVERVQAFFKRGMTIDGKRRNCWSNLQVNMLFENGVLGHLCGSYDAGGGFGLESCEVTGSKGRFLILEACEEITFYSRESTETEHYHHLGGMTNFGETFPDRIHVWLEQNAKKVAPSQIDGSGEEALKAQLIIEAAIESWEKGKLVDLK
- a CDS encoding right-handed parallel beta-helix repeat-containing protein, with translation MRTPRRFCSLLLCALAAWWPSVSPGAEEGAQPAATMDMPLQQLVDAHPGEMLFIPAGIYAISETLRIHAGGTGLWGPGTIVQTDDDQDIISIDDVSGVRIEGLTLTRSEGNREVLRHGLVARRCRNIEFRNVRLLDNHSTSGTICLENCQDAVVSGCTVRNYKRIGIDDRTANELYGYAFRVIDGTGILVTAGQNISIDSNRVIEDRLFPTAETKEAHKLGFLTEGRQPTKKGRLAPPGDYANNWHQGSAIVVTSPEQTSHIIVSNNQIQNAAQGINLHADHVTCTGNDIDHAFIGIKCMHGSRNVIIANNNISHMDLWGLIMMPGTSSHPAEPATDTQPARGANFTRGNIIANNIFSDFGFGYEHFNWKDSVSGVISLESGQLPENPVMTDVIIQGNIVYDTSKEGEIRDGERLQEPPRYEYAVFISDNPRPERLTFIGNIFQPGSRGVSNIPLEEFGE